From Thermovirga sp.:
TTCCGGGCCGTCATGGATGGTGCCTATATTACCAACATGAGGACCGGAGCCCAGACAGCGGTAGCCCTGAAGTACCTCCACCCAGAAAAAACCTTGAAGTTGGGACTTTTCGGAGCCGGGATGCAGGGACATACCCAGACCATGGCAATAGCGGAACTTTTCCATATCGACGAGGTCCACGTCTACGATATTTCTCCTGAGGCCAGCAGGAAGTACGCAGAAGACATGAAGGATACCGTCCAGGGGAAGATCGTCATAGCTAAAACCCCGGAAGAGGCTGCAACCAGTGCCGACGTCGTAGTCTGCGTGACCCAGTCCAAGGATAAGTATGTCAAGGATGCCTGGATTAAACCCGGTGGGATCCTTTTCCCCATGGGTTCGTACCAGGAGTGTGAAGATGCCTACATCCTCAACGCCGACAGGATCATCGTGGACCATGTCGGACAATGCCTGCACCGGGGAGCCCTGAAGGAACTGAGCGAAGCCGGAAAGATCACCGAAAAGAGCATCTACGCCACGATAGGAGAGATCGTGGCTGGGAAAAAGAAGGG
This genomic window contains:
- a CDS encoding ornithine cyclodeaminase family protein — translated: MFKTRLLSQEEVKKLISMKEVIDAAEKTFRGMGEETVVNPTKVGLDLGETAEFPPYEGFMNAMPAYIGWLDSAGIKWAGGFLGERKKMGLPYITSMILLIDPKIGNFRAVMDGAYITNMRTGAQTAVALKYLHPEKTLKLGLFGAGMQGHTQTMAIAELFHIDEVHVYDISPEASRKYAEDMKDTVQGKIVIAKTPEEAATSADVVVCVTQSKDKYVKDAWIKPGGILFPMGSYQECEDAYILNADRIIVDHVGQCLHRGALKELSEAGKITEKSIYATIGEIVAGKKKGPGSSSERTLCIPIGTGAMDIAVATIALKKAEEKGIGGSYEFA